In Fundulus heteroclitus isolate FHET01 unplaced genomic scaffold, MU-UCD_Fhet_4.1 scaffold_146, whole genome shotgun sequence, the DNA window TGTGGACCAGAACTGCGTGGGCTGTGGGTAACCTCCCAGTCTCATTCTAATGGCATTTTACGtttgattctgatttaaaagaaactCAAACTCCAATTTGTTTTGTAACCACACATCTTATTTTAATCCCAGTTGTATCATCCTTTCCTTATTTAGTTATTCCCTGTATGGGAAAGGGCTTAAAGACCCTTGGCATTACCCAACTGAAAGTGGTGACATCAGACTCTAACCTTCAAGCTCTGAAATTACATGTTGGAATGGTTCAGATGTCTGGTTaggtaatatttattttaaagtgttaaAAAGCATTATGTCATGATATCATGGCAGCCAAAAATGCACTGCAGGCACGTGCATTCTGTGGTTAACTCCTAAAGCTCAGGCCAAAGGACGAGAACTATAATTCTCAAAAATCCTCTGGCAAAGGCTGACTGGACAGCATTTCGCCGATGAGCTAAGAAACAAGCAAATccttgaaataaatacatgtaaaaCGTTCAGCGTTCGAGTCAGGCAAGTTGAATGATTTACTCCCGGACAAAATTATGGGTTGTTATTTCATGGTGGGTGGGCTTCTCAAATATGATCTTTGGTACTTTGTCCTTTAAAGGCCTTTTTCTCAGATGACTGCAAAAACTCTGAAGGCTTTTCCTCCTGTGGGGTTCAGTAGGCTGAAAGAAAATGAGTCAGAAgataaaaatatgaattaatGTGAGCATGTGTAACAACTTCATGTATTTATATTGTACTGTATATACAGCCATAATCAAGTAAGAATATTTTGTTATTAATCAAGAAACACagttgaaaatatatatttacatacactggcTAAACAGTTTCAATGGGACTGTAGGGCCTTATTAATGGCAACTCCAAATTAGTGATGTTGCTGTTCTTAGGCTACTTTGTAATTGATTTGGATGTATGCTTAAGGTTATTGTCTATCTAGAAGAGCCATTTGTGCTACAGCATCACCTCTTTGGTCAATTCTTCAGACTGTGGCATCTTTAATATTTTGACCCGATGTTGTACATCATGACACCATCTACTCTATTTTGTgaggcatgatgctgccacccctgtTTTTCACAGTTGGGATGGTAATCTTAGAAGGAAAGCTTACCAAATGTAATAATGGTTATGTAGCAAACAATATATACAATATGTACAATGTTCATTCCCTGAGTTTTATATGGTGATCTACCTCTCAGAAGTAATCCCGTTCTGGTAACTGCCGATGTAGTGCCGCCGCTTGTCCACCGGCATTACATCAAGGTAACCTCCTGACTCACTCCGGATTACTCCTGCGTGAATGGCTGCTCTGCAGATGCTGGATTTCTTCACAGCATATAAAGCGGCAACAGGTCATTAAAGTCTATCACTcattacaaaagcaaaaaacagaaaatcgtGATTTTATCTCTAAAGTCACTGAATTTactcctctgtaacggggaAAACATTATCAAACAAGAGTCGGTGATGGAAACACTTACATCTGAATAGTACTTTGTTCCAATGATTCGAGCTCGACTGTCATCTAAACAGTTCCTGGGGCAATACAACCTACAAAATTGCAAAGTCATGACACAGTTTCCTGTATTTTTCCATATGCAACCAATGACAAGAGAGCAGAGTGAGTGAATGAAGTCAGGTACGTTAAAAGCTgcgtatgttttgttttatttcaatctggttttaatttctatgtatttttttctctttaccaCTAACTAGACAGAAAGTGGGGACAAAAAGGACACTTGTTTGTGCACCGCAGCTTTCTAACAAGCCTCAACTTTTACATGTCGGCTGTTGCCGCCCTCCTATTGTCTCTGCTTGGTCCTACCATAAAGAACGCAACAATCTATTGTATTTTTCAGCCATAGAAACAAGTGAAATCTGAGTTTAGCTGTGATTCTTTCCCAGACTGAGACACTGAAACAGCTATTGTTTCAATTAGTTATGTGTCTCTTTCTCTAACAGTGTTTCTTTTTAGAACAAAACCAATGATGGAACTATTTCTGCTGGTAACTCTGCTTTTTTCTTCCTGATAAACAACACTCCAGATTCACTGCTTCTGAGTTTTCTGGGTCTCTGTCCTGTCCTGTGCTTGAGCTTTCTTGCTGTTAAAAGGGGAGTAGTTACCTCCATACTGTCCTAACATGCTTGGTAATTATGGGGCAAAGTCAAATACTGGATACATCAAGCTTCCttagaaaaaaacttttctcaCTTGGTTTTATATGATCAACAGAATTTGACAGTATACAATGAGATTACAATTGGGTTTTATAGTTTAAATATACTGGAATTAATTGGATTGGTTTGAACTGAACATTAGGCGAGTTCATTTCTGTATAACTGGATGGAAACGTAACCCGGTTGTCCTTTAACGTCTCTTGAAATGGGGTCTGTTTTAAAAGGtgagaaatgtaatttaattaaatttcattaattaatttcagaATACCTTCACAGGGCCCATGCAAGGGAGCACTCCATGGATTATGATACATGACTAAAATACACAATGTAGACCATATAAATCTCTTAAGGAGGCGCTCATCACAGCTAAGTGTCTGTAGGGGGAAGTAGGCTCttatacagaaaaataaaaatgttacctGGGACAGTGTCGAGTGGGCTTCTTGAAAGGACAGAAAAGGGCCACTGTTGTATCACATCTTACTGCCTTTACTAGAAAGCAAAGTAGACACAGCATACCTAACAATGATCCTGCAGTATCTTCTTATGCAgacaacagtaaaaaaacatgGTGTATAATTCTTACCAGGCACTGACTCCACTTTGAACGAATTGGCACTTCTGTTTTTCCTGTAAGGATAATTAAAGGTCATTGCCCTGGCAAAGTAACCAAGGAGAACTACAACGCTTAAACATATACAGGCTAAAGCATTTCATAAACCCCCATCTAATCATGAAGTGAAGTTCTTACCCAATAGATTGGATACCATTCTTGTAtgatttggtaaaaagttgttttctgcCCAGTCGGGTCACATCCAGCCATCCTCCATCGTTGTCAATGACTCCAGAGTGTAGCCCAGCTCCACAGACACTGGATTGCTAAAACATAAGTCAAACATAATCACATTCTTTATGTATAATAAACTGTATAAGGCAGCAGTGATATTGTTGGGTGTCTCAAAGGGATAGTTCACCATTTTTGTAGGGATTCTGTAAAGAGTATAAGCAGTTTATATCTTCCCAGCAGACGGTAACTGTCTTGGCATCGTCGTTTAGTATAAACGCACATTACTTGGTCCCAGAGAGAAAAGCTGATAAGACCATTGTATACTTCTAACATCTCGAAACAACTCCAAAGTCAAAAGTACAATAGCAGTTTatgtaaaaagctattttaggaACCTTTAAACAATCATCACTTTTACATTAGGCAGAAGCAAATGACAATTTACACAGGAAAGGGAGTTAGGAGGCACCGTGTCAATGTGCTTCCTGTGTGAAATGCAACATGAAAAGGGTTTCAACTTGGAGCATCTAGGTGGCAGAAAAGTAAGCCAGTATAAAAATCTATGAAAACTGTATTCTTACACACCTCATTTGCATAGTATATTCTGGTATTTCACTTCCTGTTCTCAGTACATGTTTCACACAAGAAAAATCACTGGTGGCATGCTGCCTCTTACCTGGAGATTTCAGATGTTTAAGAATAGAAGACTTTAGTGTTGGCCCATCTCCCTGAAACTATTGACTTCAACTTAGACAaccaactaatctggatttatactgaatgATGATGCCAAAAGAGTTATCTACTGCATGCAAGGTGATCTAGTCATACACATTTAAGAGAGCCTCACTTCAAAAATCATGAAAACTCCTTTTAAGGGATCATTTACCATATCATAGTGAGCAGTCCCAACTACTTTTCCAGGCCGCTCCAAACAACCAGGCGGACATTCATATCTATGGACAGAGATCACAATGGGTCAACACCCCCTTAGCACTGATTTTATGCTAAAAGTATTTGCAAACATGGTCAAATGATGCATGTAATGGAATGGATCCAAGTTGAAATGGTTTTAGTGGGCATTTACCTGTTACAGGTTGTTCCCTTGCATTGATCTCTTAGCTTGGTCTCGCATTCAACCTGTTGGGCTTGTGTTACAGCATAGACTCACTTTAGCTAGAGTCAAAAAACTTTGAATATAGGCACAAAAGCGTCAATAAAGTAGCTGTATGAAAGAGGGTCGCGCTTGCTTACACATCTGCTCTGTGCTGACAGCCTGGTTTCTCTCAGTGTTCTCATTCGGCGATGGATTTGGTGCCTGGGCCCTCGGCTGGGGCTCTCTGTCTcttgctggttctggttctggctcaATGTAGTTGTTCTCCTCGGTTTCTGGAGCTGGATGCCTTTCAACACCACCCTCTAGAAACAATGCCAGATTTTATCATTCAAATGTTACGCTGCACCCTAtaacactttctttatttattgaagtTGTACTGAGCGCTTGTTTTGAATAGAAAATAATGACTGAAAACCTACATAGCCTATATGTAAGGAATAATGCCCAacaaggtgtccattatcagaaattaacgAACGACACGGAGGCAGTTGCTTCCGCAAAGTctattaatttctgataatggacaccttgaagggcattatcccgcttataccatggtcacttacaaacgaaatattaaataaattatttaaacttcAGTGGGGGGTTTTTCACAGTTAAAAtctgaaacgttttcacaaGAAGCGGCTGAGAGAACTATTTAATGTCGTTGTGATGCATTGCCAAGGATAACCAGCTCTGGCCACAGAACCTGCAAAGTATCATGTGAACTGTCTTACCAGCTAACATTTGAGCCAACACAATATTCTAGTACATTCAAGCTAGTTGACCAGACGTTTTTATAGATGTCCTATAACACGTTTTAacggacaccctgcagccaatcggaatcgagtattcacccagaccatggCATACATAAGGTGAAACGACTGATAGGGTAAGAAAATACAAGGTCGTTGGGAGATAATCTAAAAGACCAAACATGTGTCCTACCTTTGTAGCATAAGTTGTTTCTGCAGCCACCGCCATAGCTTGCGGGACATGCAGAACAAGGTGTGCCGTATTTGTATGGAGCATGGCCCCACCAGTTTCCCCTGAGAAGAGAGCATTTGAATATTTTCTATTAactgttaaataaaaactactATACTATACGTTACTTCACTATATCTGTATAGCACTGTGTTCACTTTTGCAAAAACTTACGGTGGAGAGTAGTTACAGACCAGATAAACTGCTTTTGCCCAGATCATCCCCCAAACGTTCATGTTGTAACAGATGTTGATGGCACAACCGATACGATTGCTGGTGGCCCACACCAACTGAAAAAGATGTTTAAACAGTGCAAACTAACTGCAGATGGACTAAACATTCATATACATCGCTTTCGTAGCCATATCTGCCactgaaagcatttttttactACAGCTCTCATTCGCCCACTGAGTGAATGAGATGCACACATTAATAGCGCACTTGGCTTACATGCCTTGCCCAACAACAAATGTAGAGTGGCAGCAATTTAACATGGCCTTAATAAATGCAGGATATTTTATGATACAGATTTAAAGGATttgtaataataaagaataatgaaCATTGTGTCTGTCTTGTTTGACTGTGTCCATATGATGAAGCCTTTGAACGCATTCTTTTTAGACCAGACTTGACCTGTTCAGATGATCTCTTTATCACATCAAATAACTTTACACCCATTCAGAAAAGACAGATAAATAGTAGCTTCTGAGAAAAGTGAAATCGACATTCCTTACCTGAGTGTAGTGAGTGCATACAGGCCCAGAACATCTGAATGGACAGTGTGGATTACACTCCTGGGAATATGGATAACTGTAGTACCTGACCTCATCATACCAGGCCTGGACATGGTAGGTTGGGGGTCTGTCTCTAAAGTtgtgtaagaaaaataaacgtgtttttaaatataaggaATGTCACCTAAAGGGACTGGAGTAAATATGCTCAAGTATATTCTGTAtcaaatatatattatagaCAGAACACTTAAATTAAACATCAGCGTTTATggaaagtgttcaaattaaataaacagtttttccaTCAGATGTACCAGTGTGCCTAAAGTCTATCTTCTGCTAGAGCGTCTAAGTGATGCTCTAGAAGAAGGTGCACTATTTTGCTAAAAGTCTTTCAGGTGTTCCGACCACTTCTACGGTCACTGGTGTATGAAATCAGGGACGTAGGCATGCAGCTtgcttctacaaacatttgaaaaaaaaaataacttggcACTCTCAAGAGTTCAgtgaattttaacattttatcaaGAGGTTAGTCACCTATGCTATAAATCCAGCAGTGACATTTTCATGCTACAAAATTTTCCACACTTATTATAGAAAAGTAGAAATGATTGGGACAGCAACTCTGCTGCGAAGGCCAGCAGTCAGTAGATGCTGAGGTGCATGATGCACATACAGACCTCCAAACTTTACGTGGCTTTCAGAGTACCTGACAAACAGTCCGAAAACATCTATTTagagctcctagctcctgttatTAACCTTTTAATGGGGTCAACAATAACAACTCTTTTGTGGGTaagaaaggagcttcagacttcTGTGCAGATTTGAGACTTTAATTCCTGCAGAAAATGAACAACAAAGTGTACACTCTCTTCTCCctggacatttttgttattttctatgaggtgggctgtgcttataggTCATgccacgcaaaggattgtgggattccttatagctccttagcactGGTAAGAGATATTGTGAGGTTTCCATGTTAAAGGAGCTGTGAGAgcaagcatacaggctccttttccaactgccttccttactgactgcattaTACggcagcacttatcatggcgacccctgacgcacttccactttggctaacgCATCCTTACCCAAAAGGCGTTTTCGGATGCAGCCAGAACTTCATGGAGTGGATTCCATGGCTGGGCAGCTGCATCCAAGTTGTACATCACCAACTATTTCGGGATAGCTCGTGtctgttccaacacaactgtgCACCAGGACACACATCAAGGTCCATAGAAACATGGATGACAAACCTGGACTGGCCTGCATAGAGTACTGACCTAAACCCAATAGAGCACCTTTGGAATGATTTAAAGCAAAGACTGCAACTCAGAATTTCTCATCCAATGAGAAAGTCTGAGAAGAATGATCAACAATTTCCATAAACATCCCCGTAATCATTGTGGAAAACCTTTCCAGATGAGTTGAAGCTGCAAAGGGTGGGCCAACATCATATCAAACCTTacggattaaaaaaattaaacttgtgTTCTGTAaactttcattttaaacagaGTTTTTCCTTGGTTTGACTTTTGTCACCTGACTAACTGCAGATTTCCAAGTGCTGACATTGAAGGGAGATTGTGCTTTTCGTGTTTTCTTCATATTCTTCCTAGTcactaaccttgcctgcaagctgaattctcgaaggtatttgtgtgtgtgttcacaaacacacgagaatccattgTGTCCAGCTCCCACCTCAACcagccaatcacgttgcagtattatggtttaaggtgggacatgcagctgtgatgaaagcaagagcggctgagcccacagccataaccaaaacaaacatggcagcacaggagaacgcatgcatagctgctgctatcacatctgaaCAGCAGGAAGTGTCTTGACCAGCTTATaatgtggtttctcatggcgcctgagAAACCACAACTATACTTTCAATTAATACCGTGATTGGATAAAACCACTTTGGTAGGCGGGCCCTAGGTGTCgattcacccaatcagctcgaaaagttctgctgaatgtccctcctttccccaaaatGAATCGGTGGGGGCAgacccagactgataatgtgcaaaacggagagtgctacacttTACCAATCTAACTTGCCAGGTTACTCAGTAACTGCTCAGTGGCACAATCAATCAACTAAGAAATCAAATAGACCAGagaagactaaaaaaaaaaggtgttaagGCTAAGGTTTGCAATTAGGACAGGGAAGTGTACTGATATTTAATAAGTTCCAATATTTGTAACCCTGAATAGAACAAAAGTTATTTTCATGTTCATCCTATCATATATTACTTACAGGTAAGAACTAATGAAATACTCTTGAAAAATTATCATTAACATGTGTACGAATCCCCTAAAAACAGTTATTAAAGACTTGATGACCCCAGGGTGCTGCTGTTTGCTGCAATTCTGTAATGTATgatattgactttttttttttaggtaaacaTGAGCCCTACTCAGCTTTTTTGTGACAGTTTCAGTTAGACTTTTTATTGCTACGATATGGGCACATTTaggttttttcatttttcatgaaGCCATTTGCCATAACACATCTGGCTTACTTGAAAGACTTGTCCTCTTTACAATCCCATGTTAGAGCGGCAAATAGAAATGGGCCGCTTCGTCATTCTGGTATTTTACACCAGGGAACAGAAAaggataaataattaaaagttttaagtcaCAGTTTTCCCTTTTAAAAAGTAGAATTTACAAATAAGCTGCAGTTATATACATTTTGGGTAGTTTAGAAGGGCATcgttcattttattaaattatttcttaatgtgtgagccccccccaccccctccataCCCCCCATATCTGCATATCTGTAGCAAAGGTGCCAATAATAAGATTCACATTTGGTCGAGGTAACTAATCAAACTGCATTACTGCATCGCAGAGCAAACTGCAGCATCACCAGTGGAAAACTTGTTGAAGTATCTGTTCATACACACCTGCCCCAGTGAGCTCCAAGATTTTGCCCTATTTGTGTCAACATGTGGCTTGGCCCATGCTCCCATCGGCAGGTATGCGCCCAGTGTTCTGCGCTCCTCTCTAACTCATAATCCCATACCTGaagaagaaacacacacacataaacaaagAGGTTAGCAGACACCATCTTGGAGTTATCTTCTCTAGAATGGATACATCTAGGTGAACCTTCCCAGTTAGTAAGGGCAATGGCTAGAGTTATTATTGTTCTTAGGGCTGGTAAAACTGGTACGCCGCTGGGAGAAAGTTTgatctgaaaaaacaaaatgtggtcATCCAGAGCAGCTTTGCATTCTGCAGATGTTTATGAACCTCAAACTCCCCGCTGATTCGACTGGGTTAATTGGCCACTTACCATAGTTGTGGCTTTATGTGCTACTCATAACAACTTCTTGGGACACCCCATCATTCTCCTCAAGGACTCTGAACCGCCATAAAACCATGTCGGCTCCGACCATACATACATGAGTCAGGCTGAACCTGAAGGATGAACGTGCTCTCAACGCTCAGTTCAAAGACTTCACCCATTCCTTTTCACAATGTTAACCCCACGCAGCAGGAGTTAGGCCTCTTCCTTttacacacacaccttcaccttttttacacacacacacggacacgTACATGCGAGACCACCAGATCACCTTGCAGCTGTGTGCTACTATTCAGCGTGGTTGTTTCATAGCTTGTTTCCAGTAAGTTCTGCTCTTAGAAAACAAGCAACACAGAGAGTCTCTGTTTTGCTACTTGATGCCATCTCAAATGTAAGAACCCAACAAAAAACGTAGCTGAACTAAAGCCAACATACCTGGTTGGAGTTCACCCATATTTTGTTCTGAACCAAGCAAAAAACCCCAGACCGTGCATAAGGGGGCCGGTCAATTTAAATGCCATGGCAAAATTAATGTACTGTTGACTCTGCTGGGGAAGGTAAAGAATAGATGCAGTGTGCGTTGCTGATGGCGTAGCCATTTAGCAACATTACGGCTATCTCGTGTCAATAGTAATAGGATAATGCTGGAGTGTGGACCACCATAATGCTTTCCATATGTTCTGCACAAGGCTAACACACAAGTGCCCATGGAAGTGATGGGAAACCCGATACCTTCactctttgtttctgttaagTAAAAAACACCttggaaaaaaagttgattAAAAATGATGCTGATTGTTCGAAACCAAACAAAATTTGGAGTAGCGTTCAGGTGTTGTTCATTTTGCCAGTTCACCATTTGTTACTTTTGCAGTTTTAGTCTGTTCTTATTATTTGCCACAGCTCTTGTAGCAACCCTTAATTTGTTCATCACAGACGTGAGGACATGTTGGTCATACATCACGATCAGTGACTTTGCCACTTTGGATTATCTGTTACGTGGCCGATGATTTCGAGTCCAAGTTTCTAAATCTGTCTTTTGTGTTAATGGGATTTCTTGAGACTGTCTACCAATggttttctaacaaacctctaaggCCTTAATTTATACCATGTAAATACTGATGCTGTATCTTACACTATTGTTTAACTctttaattattacaaaacCATCTTCATGTACTTATTCATTATATCTATGAATCTTTTCAGgcatctttttttcctccttaacAGCTCAAATTCGAACATCCTCCTAGCAATGTATCCACTAAGTCTTCTCAGAACATGGGTGACGTCTCCAGTGTCAGTGATCAAGCTCAGTGACCCAGAACCAGTGACCTTTGCGGCCTGTCAAAGATTCAAATGCTCGTCTCTCTCACCACTAGACACCCACTCCCACATAATGATGCTGTTAACCATCTAAAGATATTTAGGCAGCTCTGCAGCCACAGGTTGTAACCCCCTTGTTGTGGGTGGATGGGCATGtcttgtatttgtattttatatttatattatcgTAGGGTAACGCCATTTACAGCTTGGGTAACTTCTGAACTCATTTGGTTCCAAtgaattttctaaataaattttaGTGAATTTTATGATGGGTATATCAGGTAGAAAACAAATGCtacaaaaccattttatttcggtttatcacataaaaaatccaaatacaATATAATGATATTTGAGGGTGTAATATGGCAGGGATATGCATGTGGAACTGTGCGTGCAACAAAGCTGATACTATATATTAAGTGTGTATTGCTCTTTACTTTTCGACATTAAACAAAGGGTAAGTGCTACTCCTTTTGACATAGCTGGAAAAGAAGGCTGAAAATCCCAGGTCTGCCCTCCTGCTCTGGTCATGCAGCATTGCtgcttacaaaaaaaagaagaagaagaagaaaaaaaaacagagaacaaagcCTTAAATGCTACCAAACTACTGCATTTTCTAATGATTTCTGGCAACTCATTATGTTGTTCATGTCTATGTTATTTTCCTGACTTAATTATCCAGCTTAGGAGAAGATGGACTGTTCAAATCCCCTTGGTCAGAGGTTGGGGGAAAAGTGACCAATTCTGCATTCCACAGAGCATTACTTTTCTTAATATAGATCTACGACCATTCTCTGGCAGACTACAAAGCTCATTGTAATATTAGAAGACAATGTAGTTATAAAGCTAGATGATTAGTAAATTGTGCTTTCCTTAAGTATTTTTAAGTTATCAGGTTAATATTTCTCTAAGCAGCAGGCATATATAGAatatttttatggaaaaaaaatcttctgagTAAGAACTTTCATGCATTGTGCATCAAACAAACTTGCGGAGCAGCTTTTGCATGGAAGTTGCAATAATGGTGGAGCCTGCAAGTCTTATAATCATAAAACCATATTCTATGCTCTCATCTGGACACTCGCCTACCACATTGTTATGCAATTAATAGCATATCTTGCAGAAAATACAGAATTAGCCTGCATAGATTCCATCTGCACTACTATGCCTCAGGGTTCAAACAATGAGCCCTAACTAGTTGGAAATAAGTTTGCCGATGTTGCGCCCAAAAACGAGTTGCATAGGGGATCAAAGATAACGCAACGCTGGCCCTGGTTTGAGTAGGGAGAGAGGTGGCAAGGGCTTTGAGTGAAGgtgaaaaaatgtgaagaaaagtCTGCAGGAGAGTGAGTGAGACAGAAGATTGGGCAAGCAAGCGTTAAAAAAGAGTCAACACAGAGAAGTGGAATGATGGAGTGAGGGTAGGCAGGGCAGGAAGCGGAGGCCGATGGGCAGGGTGGTTGAGGTAGAGGACAGGACAACACTGCGGGGGTGAAAGCTGGACCTGGGCCAGGGTCAGTGAGGGCGTTGAAACAGGAGGCACGAGTTAGGGCAAACCAGACAGCGGCTCAGGCATTCAGAGCTCAGTGTCTTTATTCTCTGCTCAAAGTACTTTGGTGttgtggatatatatatatatatagcctaaATAAATTAAGGGAACACTAAAGcaacacatcctagatctgaatgaatgaaatattcttattaaatactttgttcctTACATAGATGAATGTACTGACAACAAAAAATATCATTGGAAGtcaaatttattaacccatggaggtctggatttgtagccacactcaaaattaaagtgaaaTGACACATTACAGGTGGATCCAACTTtaatgtaatgtccttaaaacatgtccaaatgaggctcagtagtgtgtgtggcctccacatgcctgtatgacctccctacaacacCTGGGCATtctcctgatgaggtggaggatgatctcctgggggatttcctcccagacctggactaacgcatccgccaactcctggacagtctgtggtgcaacctgccgttggtggatggagcgagatatgatgtcccagatgtactcaattgtcccagatgtgctcagttggatttaggtctggggaaCAGGCGGGCtggtccatagcatcaatgccttcgtcttgcaggaactgctgacacactccagccacatgaggtctagctttgtctgcattaggaggaacccagggccaatgca includes these proteins:
- the LOC105936437 gene encoding cysteine-rich secretory protein LCCL domain-containing 1: MRRSIPLSCWVRAAGLIFCLAQSAVTMALANSTRLDSILDKYKGKDGEWWRARSRGKRAISEEDKHLILDLHNKLRGQVYPPASNMEYLVWDYELERSAEHWAHTCRWEHGPSHMLTQIGQNLGAHWGRDRPPTYHVQAWYDEVRYYSYPYSQECNPHCPFRCSGPVCTHYTQLVWATSNRIGCAINICYNMNVWGMIWAKAVYLVCNYSPPGNWWGHAPYKYGTPCSACPASYGGGCRNNLCYKEGGVERHPAPETEENNYIEPEPEPARDREPQPRAQAPNPSPNENTERNQAVSTEQMSQQVECETKLRDQCKGTTCNRYECPPGCLERPGKVVGTAHYDMQSSVCGAGLHSGVIDNDGGWLDVTRLGRKQLFTKSYKNGIQSIGKNRSANSFKVESVPVKAVRCDTTVALFCPFKKPTRHCPRLYCPRNCLDDSRARIIGTKYYSDKSSICRAAIHAGVIRSESGGYLDVMPVDKRRHYIGSYQNGITSESLLNPTGGKAFRVFAVI